The Prodigiosinella aquatilis region CGCCGGCGAGTGTAGTTCTGGTTTGTCTCATGTCGCCATGAGTAGTGATATTCCGGTCGCTTTCGGGGTATTGACGACAGAAAGTATTGAGCAGGCCATTGAGCGTGCAGGCACCAAAGCGGGTAATAAAGGGGCGGAAGCAGCCCTGACCGCACTTGAAATGATTAATGTATTAAACGCTATCAAGTAAGCCTGATTTATTAAGTTAAGGGGAATTCCGTGAAACCTGCTGCTCGTCGCCGTGCTCGTGAATGTGCGGTTCAAGCGCTTTATTCTTGGCAGTTATCAAAGAACGATATTGCCGATATTGAACTACAATTTTTGAGCGAGCAGGATGTCAAAGATGTCGACATCACCTATTTTCGTGAACTCCTGTCGGGGGTTGCCAGTCAGGCTGATAAGCTTGATGCCTTGATGGTTCCTTATCTGTCCCGTCAATTGGGAGAA contains the following coding sequences:
- the nusB gene encoding transcription antitermination factor NusB, which codes for MKPAARRRARECAVQALYSWQLSKNDIADIELQFLSEQDVKDVDITYFRELLSGVASQADKLDALMVPYLSRQLGELGQVEKAILRLALFELSKREDVPYKVAINEAIELAKTFGAEDSHKFVNGVLDKAAPHIRKGRR